One part of the Lotus japonicus ecotype B-129 chromosome 2, LjGifu_v1.2 genome encodes these proteins:
- the LOC130738470 gene encoding hypersensitive-induced response protein 4, protein MGNTFCFFCGCIGQASVGVVEHWGRFHRVAQPGFHFFNPLAGECLAGVLSTRIASLDVRIETKTKDNVFVQLLCSIQYRVVKENADDAFYELQNPQEQIQAYVFDVTRAIVPRMNLDDLFEQKGEVAKAVLEELHKVMGEYGYSIEHILMVDIIPDPSVRKAMNEINAAQRMLLASEFKGDAEKVLLVKKAEAEAEAKYLGGVGVARQRQAITDGLRENILNFSGKVEGTSAKEVMDLIMVTQYFDTIKDLGNSSKNTTIFIPHGPGHVRDIGDQIRNGVMEAASAQVIE, encoded by the exons ATGGGGAACACGTTTTGCTTCTTCTGTGGTTGCATTGGTCAAGCCAGCGTCGGTGTGGTGGAGCACTGGGGTCGCTTCCACCGTGTAGCGCAACCCGGCTTCCACTTCTTCAACCCCCTCGCCGGCGAATGCCTCGCCGGCGTCCTCTCCACCCGCATCGCCTCCCTCGACGTCCGCATCGAAACCAAAACCAAG GATAACGTGTTTGTGCAGTTGCTATGTTCGATTCAATACAGGGTTGTTAAGGAGAACGCTGATGATGCTTTCTATGAGTTGCAGAATCCGCAGGAACAGATCCAGGCTTATGTTTTTGATG TGACTCGTGCTATTGTTCCAAGGATGAATTTGGAtgacttgtttgagcagaagggtGAGGTTGCCAAAGCTGTGTTGGAGGAACTTCATAAG GTGATGGGAGAATATGGATATAGCATTGAGCACATACTGATGGTTGATATTATACCTGATCCTTCTGTGCGTAAGGCAATGAATGAAATTAATGCAG CTCAAAGGATGCTACTTGCTAGTGAATTCAAAGGAGATGCTGAAAAGGTGCTTCTAGTGAAGAAggcagaagctgaagctgaagccaaGTATTTGGGCGGGGTTGGTGTGGCCAGGCAGCGACAAGCTATCACAGATGGCCTGAGAGAGAACATCTTGAATTTTTCTGGCAAGGTAGAAGGCACTTCTGCTAAGGAAGTGATGGATCTTATCATGGTTACTCAGTACTTTGACACAATCAAAGACCTTGGGAACTCATCAAAGAATACCACAATTTTCATCCCCCATGGACCTGGCCACGTTAGGGATATTGGTGACCAGATACGCAATGGAGTGATGGAAGCAGCCAGTGCTCAAGTTATCGAGTGA
- the LOC130738469 gene encoding pentatricopeptide repeat-containing protein At3g62890-like, whose product MSRFCSTLTKPFHSDHCCRLASLVDTCKSIQQIKQTHAQLVTTALISHHVSANKFLKLVADASLSYAHKLFDQIPQPDLFIYNTMIKAHSLSPSSCNDSLMVFRLLTRDSGLSPNRYSFVFTFGACGNGLSVQEGEQVRSHAVKVGLDSNVFVVNALIGMYGKWGLVEYGRKVFEWAVDKDLYSWNTMIAAYVGSGNMSQAKELFDEMQEQDVVSWSTIIAGYVQVGCFMEALDFFHRMLQVGPKPNEYTLVSALAACSNLVALDQGKWIHSFIGRGEIKMNERLLASIIDMYAKCGEIESASRVFWEHNAKRKVWPWNAMIGGFAMHGKPSEAIKVFQKMKVENVSPNKVTFVALLNACSHGYMVEEGKLYFRLMVSDYGIIPEIEHYGCMVDLLSRAGLLKEAEDMISSMPMAPDVAIWGAVLNACRIYKDMERGYRIGRIIKEMDPNHVGCHVLLGNIYSSSGRWNDARMLREKSEISTATKKIPGCSSIELNGTFYQFLVGDRSHPQSRELYSFLDEMTTKLKIAGYVPVFGELLLDIDDEEDKETALSVHSEKLAIAFGLLNTAPGTPIRIVKNLRVCRDCHQVTKFISKVYDRVIIVRDRTRYHHFKDGICSCKDYW is encoded by the exons ATGAGTCGGTTCTGCTCAACATTAACAAAACCTTTTCACTCTGATCATTGTTGTAGACTTGCCTCTTTGGTTGACACATGCAAATCAATTCAACAAATTAAGCAGACTCATGCCCAATTAGTCACCACAGCTCTAATCTCACACCATGTTTCAGCCAACAAGTTCCTTAAGCTTGTTGCTGATGCTTCTCTTTCATATGCCCACAAACTGTTTGATCAAATTCCTCAGCCAGACTTATTCATTTACAACACCATGATCAAAGCACATTCTTTGTCACCCAGTTCTTGCAATGATTCCCTCATGGTGTTCCGCTTACTAACCCGGGATTCGGGTCTTTCTCCAAATCGATATAGCTTTGTGTTTACTTTCGGTGCCTGTGGAAATGGGTTGAGTGTGCAGGAAGGGGAGCAGGTTCGATCTCATGCTGTAAAGGTTGGTTTGGATAGCAATGTCTTTGTTGTGAATGCCTTGATTGGTATGTATGGAAAGTGGGGACTTGTGGAGTATGGCCGAAAAGTTTTTGAATGGGCGGTGGATAAAGACTTGTATTCATGGAATACCATGATTGCTGCCTACGTTGGATCTGGTAACATGAGTCAAGCTAAGGAATTGTTTGATGAAATGCAAGAACAAGATGTGGTGTCATGGAGCACTATAATTGCTGGTTATGTTCAG GTTGGCTGTTTCATGGAGGCTTTGGATTTCTTCCACAGGATGTTGCAAGTAGGTCCGAAACCAAATGAATATACCCTTGTAAGTGCTCTTGCAGCCTGTTCAAATCTAGTAGCACTGGATCAAGGAAAGTGGATCCATAGTTTCATTGGCAGGGGAGAGATTAAGATGAATGAGCGGCTTCTTGCTAGCATCATTGACATGTATGCAAAGTGTGGAGAGATTGAATCTGCATCAAGAGTTTTCTGGGAACACAATGCGAAGCGAAAAGTTTGGCCATGGAATGCCATGATTGGTGGGTTTGCGATGCATGGAAAACCTTCTGAGGCTATCAAAGTCTTTCAAAAAATGAAGGTTGAAAATGTTTCTCCTAATAAAGTCACGTTCGTTGCCTTATTAAATGCTTGTAGCCATGGCTACATGGTTGAGGAGGGAAAATTATATTTCAGATTGATGGTTAGTGATTATGGAATCATCCCAGAAATAGAGCATTATGGATGCATGGTTGATTTACTTAGTCGCGCAGGGCTCTTGAAGGAGGCTGAAGACATGATTTCAAGCATGCCCATGGCTCCAGATGTTGCAATATGGGGAGCAGTGTTGAATGCTTGTAGAATCTATAAAGATATGGAGCGTGGATATAGAATCGGCAGGATAATCAAAGAAATGGATCCTAACCATGTAGGGTGTCATGTTCTATTGGGAAATATATATTCTTCATCTGGGAGATGGAATGATGCAAGAATGCTGCGAGAGAAGAGTGAAATCAGTACTGCCACCAAAAAAATTCCTGGTTGCAGCTCAATTGAATTGAATGGGACATTCTATCAATTCCTTGTCGGGGATCGGTCCCATCCTCAAAGTAGGGAGCTTTATTCATTTTTGGATGAGATGACAACCAAGTTGAAGATTGCTGGGTATGTTCCAGTGTTTGGGGAactattgcttgatattgatgATGAGGAAGATAAAGAGACCGCTCTTTCTGTACACAGTGAGAAGCTCGCTATTGCTTTTGGATTATTGAACACAGCACCTGGAACTCCAATTCGTATTGTGAAGAATTTAAGAGTTTGTAGGGATTGTCATCAAGTAACGAAGTTCATCTCCAAGGTTTATGATCGTGTAATTATAGTTCGAGACAGGACAAGGTATCACCACTTCAAAGATGGAATCTGTTCTTGCAAAGACTACTGGTAG